Proteins encoded together in one Falco peregrinus isolate bFalPer1 chromosome 2, bFalPer1.pri, whole genome shotgun sequence window:
- the HELT gene encoding hairy and enhancer of split-related protein HELT isoform X1, whose amino-acid sequence MASKLKERRRTPVSHKVIEKRRRDRINRCLTELGKTVPMALAKQSSGKLEKAEILEMTVQYLRALHSADFPRGREKAELLSEFANYFHYGYHECMKNLVHYLTTVERMETKDTKYARILAFLQSKARFVTEPLFTSLGSLPEPDFSYQLHPGPECPGHGHSPGDAAVLQPPSGGPFPWHGAGRSPPLPYHLPNAAVPLASPGQQRSTFLSSVQGLDRHYLNLLGHSHPNAFGLPPGQHPSML is encoded by the exons ATGGCCTCCAAGCTCAAGGAGCGGAGG AGGACGCCGGTGTCTCACAAAGTGATTGAGAAGCGGAGGAGGGACCGCATCAACCGCTGCCTCACCGAGCTGGGGAAGACGGTGCCCATGGCTTTGGCCAAACAG AGCTCGGGGAAACTGGAGAAAGCGGAGATCCTGGAGATGACGGTGCAGTACCTGCGGGCCCTACACTCGGCGGACTTCCCCCGCGGCCGGGAGAAGG cagagctgctctccgAGTTCGCCAACTACTTCCACTACGGCTACCACGAGTGCATGAAGAACCTGGTCCACTACCTGACGACGGTGGAGAGGATGGAGACCAAAGACACCAAGTACGCCCGCATCCTGGCCTTCCTCCAGTCCAAAGCGCGCTTCGTCACGGAGCCGCTCTTCACctccctgggctccctcccGGAGCCGGACTTTTCCTACCAGCTGCACCCCGGGCCCGAGTGCCCCGGGCACGGCCACAGCCCCGGCGACGCCGCCGTGCTCCAGCCGCCCTCGGGGGGGCCCTTTCCCTGGCACGGCgccggccgcagccccccccTGCCCTACCACCTCCCGAACGCCGCCGTGCCCCTCGCCAGCCCCGGCCAGCAGCGCAGCACCTTCCTCTCCTCCGTGCAGGGGCTGGACCGCCACTACCTCAACCTGCTCGGCCATTCCCACCCCAACGCCTTCGGGCTGCCCCCGGGCCAGCACCCGTCCATGCTATAG
- the HELT gene encoding hairy and enhancer of split-related protein HELT isoform X2 yields the protein MASKLKERRRTPVSHKVIEKRRRDRINRCLTELGKTVPMALAKQSSGKLEKAEILEMTVQYLRALHSADFPRGREKELLSEFANYFHYGYHECMKNLVHYLTTVERMETKDTKYARILAFLQSKARFVTEPLFTSLGSLPEPDFSYQLHPGPECPGHGHSPGDAAVLQPPSGGPFPWHGAGRSPPLPYHLPNAAVPLASPGQQRSTFLSSVQGLDRHYLNLLGHSHPNAFGLPPGQHPSML from the exons ATGGCCTCCAAGCTCAAGGAGCGGAGG AGGACGCCGGTGTCTCACAAAGTGATTGAGAAGCGGAGGAGGGACCGCATCAACCGCTGCCTCACCGAGCTGGGGAAGACGGTGCCCATGGCTTTGGCCAAACAG AGCTCGGGGAAACTGGAGAAAGCGGAGATCCTGGAGATGACGGTGCAGTACCTGCGGGCCCTACACTCGGCGGACTTCCCCCGCGGCCGGGAGAAGG agctgctctccgAGTTCGCCAACTACTTCCACTACGGCTACCACGAGTGCATGAAGAACCTGGTCCACTACCTGACGACGGTGGAGAGGATGGAGACCAAAGACACCAAGTACGCCCGCATCCTGGCCTTCCTCCAGTCCAAAGCGCGCTTCGTCACGGAGCCGCTCTTCACctccctgggctccctcccGGAGCCGGACTTTTCCTACCAGCTGCACCCCGGGCCCGAGTGCCCCGGGCACGGCCACAGCCCCGGCGACGCCGCCGTGCTCCAGCCGCCCTCGGGGGGGCCCTTTCCCTGGCACGGCgccggccgcagccccccccTGCCCTACCACCTCCCGAACGCCGCCGTGCCCCTCGCCAGCCCCGGCCAGCAGCGCAGCACCTTCCTCTCCTCCGTGCAGGGGCTGGACCGCCACTACCTCAACCTGCTCGGCCATTCCCACCCCAACGCCTTCGGGCTGCCCCCGGGCCAGCACCCGTCCATGCTATAG